A genomic stretch from Meriones unguiculatus strain TT.TT164.6M chromosome 15, Bangor_MerUng_6.1, whole genome shotgun sequence includes:
- the LOC110545755 gene encoding olfactory receptor 9S13-like, whose amino-acid sequence MATSVHRNGSLSAVPSQGFVLVGFGGGTETQALLFAVFLVLYVVSILGNLTMIVLITLDARLHCPMYFFLKNLSFVDLCYSSVIAPQAMANFYSSKAIDVAGCAAQLFFFSFLGTSEALLLAVMAYDRFMAICSPLRYPVTMSPAVCACLVLAAYCGGCLNSIVETSLTFQLPFCSSKHIDHFFCDVPPLLQLACTNTSVNELVMFVLCGFILMGATLLILISYGYIAMTILSMRSGTGRHKVFSTCGSHLTAVSLFYGTGIAIYGQPGGLASKEQGKVVSIFYTLVIPMLNPLIYSLRNKDVKDALRRLGQRRASM is encoded by the coding sequence ATGGCTACATCAGTCCACAGAAATGGAAGCCTCTCAGCAGTACCCTCACAAGGGTTTGTGCTGGTGGGGTTTGGGGGAGGCACAGAGACCCAGGCCCTGCTCTTTGCTGTCTTCCTGGTCCTGTATGTGGTGTCCATCCTGGGAAATCTCACCATGATTGTGCTCATCACCCTGGATGCCCGCCTGCACtgccccatgtacttcttcctcaagaacctgtcctttgttgaccTCTGCTACTCTTCTGTCATTGCCCCCCAAGCCATGGCCAACTTCTATTCTTCCAAAGCCATTGATGTTGCTGGTTGTGCTgcacagttgtttttcttctcctttctgggTACTAGTGAAGCTTTACTTCTGGCCGTGATGGCCTATGATCGCTTCATGGCCATCTGTAGTCCCCTGAGGTACCCTGTGACCATGTCCCCCGCCGTCTGTGCTTGCCTTGTGCTAGCTGCCTACTGCGGGGGTTGCCTTAACTCCATTGTGGAGACCAGCCTCACCTTTCAGCTTCCCTTCTGTAGCTCCAAGCACATTGACCATTTCTTCTGTGACGTGCCCCCACTGCTCCAGCTTGCCTGCACCAACACGTCTGTCAATGAGTTGGTGATGTTTGTCCTCTGTGGTTTCATTCTAATGGGGGCAACACTGCTCATCTTGATTTCCTATGGCTACATCGCCATGACCATCCTCAGCATGCGCTCAGGGACCGGGCGACACAAGGTCTTCTCCACCTGTGGCTCCCACCTGACAGCCGTGTCCTTGTTTTATGGAACTGGCATTGCTATCTATGGCCAGCCAGGTGGTTTGGCATCAAAAGAGCAGGGGAAGGTGGTCTCTATCTTCTACACCCTGGTCATCCCCATGCTCAACCCCCTCATCTACAGTCTGCGGAACAAGGATGTGAAGGACGCACTGAGGAGGCTGGGACAGAGACGTGCATCCATGTGA
- the LOC110545752 gene encoding olfactory receptor 9S13-like, which produces MAIQVYRNGSLSAVSLQGFVLVGFGGGTETQALLFAVFLVLYVATVLGNLTMIVVITLDAHLHSPMYFFLKNLSFVDLCYSSVIAPNALANFLSSSKVISFVGCATQLFFFSLLATTEAFLLAVMAYDRFMAICSPLRYPVTMCPMTCAKLVVGTYCGGCLNSIVQTSLTFQLPFCSSNHIDHFYCDVPPLLQLACASTALNELFLFGLCGFIIVSTTLAVLVSYGYIAVTILRMRSGSGRHKLFSTCGSHMMAVSLFYGTVFVMYAQPGAVVSMAQGKVISVFYTLVIPMLNPLIYSLRNKDVKDALWRLGQRHNLVKKGGK; this is translated from the coding sequence ATGGCCATACAAGTCTACAGAAATGGAAGCCTCTCGGCAGTGTCCTTGCAGGGGTTTGTGCTGGTGGGGTTTGGGGGAGGCACAGAGACCCAGGCCCTGCTCTTTGCTGTCTTCCTGGTCCTGTATGTGGCGACCGTCCTGGGAAACCTCACCATGATTGTGGTCATCACCCTGGATGCCCACCTGCACtcccccatgtacttcttcctcaaGAACCTGTCCTTTGTCGACCTCTGCTACTCCTCTGTCATCGCCCCTAATGCCCTGGCcaacttcctctcctcctccaaaGTCATCAGCTTTGTAGGATGTGCCACCcagctcttctttttctccttgttgGCTACCACTGAGGCTTTCCTCTTAGCTGTGATGGCCTATGACCGTTTCATGGCCATCTGCAGTCCTCTGAGGTACCCTGTGACCATGTGTCCTATGACCTGTGCCAAGCTTGTTGTAGGTACCTACTGTGGAGGCTGCCTGAACTCCATCGTGCAGACCAGCCTCACGTTCCAGCTGCCCTTCTGCAGCTCGAACCATATTGACCACTTCTACTGTGACGTGCCCCCATTGCTCCAGCTGGCCTGTGCCAGCACAGCTCTCAATGAGCTCTTTCTGTTCGGCCTCTGTGGCTTCATCATTGTAAGCACCACCTTAGCTGTCCTGGTCTCCTATGGCTACATTGCTGTGACCATCCTCAGGATGCGCTCAGGGTCAGGGCGGCACAAGCTCTTCTCCACCTGTGGCTCTCATATGATGGCTGTGTCCTTGTTTTATGGCACTGTGTTTGTCATGTATGCACAGCCAGGAGCTGTGGTATCCATGGCACAGGGCAAGGTGATATCTGTCTTCTACACCCTGGTCATCCCCATGCTCAACCCCCTCATCTACAGTCTGCGCAACAAGGATGTGAAGGACGCCCTTTGGAGACTGGGGCAGAGACACAACTTAGTGAAGAAAGGAGGCAAGTAG